A single region of the Micropterus dolomieu isolate WLL.071019.BEF.003 ecotype Adirondacks linkage group LG02, ASM2129224v1, whole genome shotgun sequence genome encodes:
- the LOC123964917 gene encoding complement C1q-like protein 2 has translation MKKIVVLILTFSCCVCEIQVNENNDKVSQCSGSTSCCDTCCLTSITQNLGAVGEKVTNMAEKITLLEDKLLNTEKEVLELRSLTGGTPQVAFSAALRESGSGDIGPFTTAAPLQYKRVFSNTGNSYNPSTGIFTAVVKGMYFFRFSMFNNLNPVPNSVVSLMKNSERLTSVWDTAGSDSHDMGSNAVVIPLEVGDNVYVELQANRVVYDDAMNYNTFSGFLLFII, from the exons ATGAAGAAGATTGTAGTCCTGATTCTAACATTCAGCTGCTGTGTATGTGAAATCCAAGTTAATGAAAACAATGATAAAGTCAGTCAGTGCTCAGGATCAACCAGCTGCTGTGACACCTGCTGTCTCACCTCCATCACTCAAAACCTGGGAGCAGTGGGAGAGAAAGTCACTAACATGGCAGAAAAAATAACACTCCTGGAGGATAAGTTGCTAAACACTGAAAAAGAAGTCCTGGAGCTGCGGAGCCTGACTGGAG GCACACCTCAGGTGGCCTTTTCTGCAGCTCTCAGGGAATCTGGCTCTGGAGATATTGGACCTTTCACCACTGCTGCCCCACTGCAGTATAAGAGGGTCTTCTCCAACACTGGCAATAGCTACAATCCTTCAACAG GTATTTTCACAGCAGTGGTCAAAGGAATGTACTTCTTTCGATTCTCCATGTTCAACAACCTCAATCCTGTTCCCAACTCTGTTGTGAGCCTCATGAAGAACAGTGAACGGCTAACATCTGTCTGGGACACTGCAGGGTCTGATAGCCATGACATGGGCAGCAACGCTGTGGTCATCCCCCTCGAGGTGGGAGACAACGTGTACGTGGAGCTCCAAGCAAACAGGGTGGTCTATGATGATGCCATGAACTACAACACCTTCAGTGGTTTTCTGCTCTTCATCATATGA